A stretch of DNA from Phoenix dactylifera cultivar Barhee BC4 unplaced genomic scaffold, palm_55x_up_171113_PBpolish2nd_filt_p 000438F, whole genome shotgun sequence:
attctgcttctggattcctctgccgacgtcctcgaagaacggagtccgagcagagaagcgtcttcagtcgcctcggcgcaaggacgcatacggtacaaggtacccatttatttaatgtttttttacattatctattctgcttctggatttctctgccgacgtcctcgaagaacggagtccgaacagagaagcgtcttcagtcgcctcggcacatggacgcatacggtacaaggtacccatttatttaatattttttacattatctatgcgTTGCTATACCATTGGTCGAAGAACCGaggcaatggagctcggcaagccaaaaCTTAAGCTCAGGCCCTAGAGCCcgtatcctcggaacctaaaatagatccgagcagagaaacttaAGCTACAATAGACAAGTTTCCACACAtgaatattcatttcaaaaagtccGGAGGCCTAGTACAAGAGCTCGGACCCGGCCTTAACAAAGTATAGAGGCCGCTCCGGcttacaaaaaggaaaaagaagataggAAAAAGGGGGAAACTACACCAAGGGCTCAGGCCCGGCGACTTCAGGAACAGCTGGCTCTTCTGCGGCCGAGGCCCCCACGGTGGCTTTGGGAGCTGCCTCGGTGACCTCGAGAGCGATCTCGCCTTCAGCTCGACCCTCCTGGTCGGTCCCGCCAGAGGTTGGAACCTCTACCTCCGCCTCCGCTTCTGGGTTTTCGACCCCAGCGCCTGGCTGAAGCAGGCTAAGGTCGAAATCTGGGAGAAGTCGCCGCAACTGATtgcggaagtccttgaagccctggatgagaccattgacgccttcctcttccatcaagtcgcgaaactcttccgattcgCGGAAGAGCTTGACGGCGTCCTGGGCCTGCTCCCGGGCCTCCCTCTCTCGAGCCTCGTGGTAGGCGGCTTTCCGCTCCAAAATCTTTATCTCCTTTTCGCGATCCGCGAGCAGAGATTGCACGTCAAGTAGACGGATCTCGAGATCTCGGACCTTTATTCGagcctcccccacctcctgctcgcgtatAGCGAGCGACGATTCGGCCTCCGTCCGGCGGGCCTCCGCGCACTTCTGACATAGTCAAagagtgcgcgcccttctcctcttcaagtTCGGCGACCAGAGTCCGAACCTCGTCTTCGGCCGTCCCTAGCTTCGCTTGAAGCACTTTCTGCTCGGCCTCAGATGCGAGGAACTTTGTTTCGGCCTCCTCGCGCCCCCTTTGATGCCTTCGGGCCCGGTCCCGATAGTCCTGGATGATGTGAATCATCGTCTCGGTCTCGTGGAGGCGCTGCAAGAGGGACATGTAAGAAACAGTTCTAAGCCGAAACACAAATTTGCACAGAGATAAAAGCTGACTTACTCGGATGGAAGAGCAAATAGCGGAGTCCATGAACTCGCCGTAGTTCATGGACCGAAttttggcctggtcggccgggagcagcgcgacccgaagaacttcgcgcgccacttgtgcattatcgagggccgagtcgccctcgaaaACAGCCCATCCAGGAGCGTAAGGCACCCGCTCCTGAGGACCCGAAGAACCCGCCAGACCGGCCTCAGCTGGCCTGGGTGCGGCCGACCCCGTTGCTTCTTGGCTATTCCCCGGCTCAGAGCTGGAAAATTGGGGTCGAGTAGACGGCTGACCGGACCGCTGCGTGGTAGAGGTGGGGCATGCGAGCGCCAGATCTGTTGAGGTCCTCCCTCCCTGGTCAGAATTTGGAGCTTCCCGCCGACCAGGGACTTGCGAAATCGGCACCGGACACGGAAGTGCCATCGTGGCTCCGCCAGAGCCCACGCCCTCTCCCCGACCAGCCTCAGGGCGCACGGGCGAGAAGCGCGCGCCTCAACGGTTGTGGTCGTCGAGGTCTTCGCCGAGGTCTTtgctttcttcctcggctcggtcggttctcctgagagttcggccgccctcttctggaagcgggcgtaaaggacttcgctcttggtcaccatttttgcgatgtctgcaaagataagcaaaattagaacattagaacaataagaaaataagaagttgctgtaactatccttaccctgaggacgtgccgagctcaaacccacgttcaccagggcgtcctcgctaatgaggccgttcagcaaaatcccgtccccaaggctgcggatggtatcgaagatctcctgctcacgcggagaaagctgggggagcctgttgatggatttaagttgggccggcctccacctggggtcaaacccccaggaccgttcagaacccaggaagaagaatttctccttccaaccatgaatggatgagggggcaccatgaaaaagtggacGACCCACCCggagggcgatgtagagccactccccgtctcccgggttcgacttaaaaataaaaagtcgccggaagacgttaacagaggtaggaatcccctgtagtaaacacagtgataggaaacccatcactgtcctccaagcgtttggagtgagttgcgccgggaccaactggcataccgccagcaactcattcacaaagctgtgaagaggaaatcggaggccggcccagagtgactccgagtgcactccgatccggcctaccggaggatcggttacccgatcccttcgcctggcgggttccaaatggaacccgtgaagagggaaaaaccactcttcggtcatctcgacctccaggacactcatggtggatactacttcgctaggcaaagaacccattacaagagagggaaatcaaaaagaagggggacctgggaaagatgccggagaaaagggacttcggtctgaggaaggctgggagaataggaagctggaagcagaaggcaatagaaagaggacagggggccgggggagagtttatatagacctccccaacggcccggatcagcgaagaAAGCGCTGCGTCCTGGTTAGGTGATAACACGTGTCGGTCTAAAAGACAGagcgacgcatttaattagggctagcgcttcgaacGTCGAAGTGCCCCATCGGACTGCGCAGAAAGGCGTCCGCAATCgaggatcgtgcggccccatcatgagcccacgacgcgaggacgcttcgcaaaaggtgtcccaataatgaggctcttcggaaaagaagagacgccgcctattaaaggcacctcgaagcgttCGATAACTCAAAACGCGCAGTAAATCGAAATTTTCGGAATTCGTAATGACCCaattaaagctacttcccgcgctccagctgatggccaactggagctcggaagtcggggggtagtgttgggggaagaaCCCCAAGCCATACattcacggaggcgctcggccgaagaacgccagccggaaagttgctcggccaaagatcgccgaccagaaagctgctcagccaaaggatgccgaccaggaaggcgctcgactagaaggcgccgaccagagagcgcgccaagaggtgcccaaccaaaataagctgctcggttagaaagtgccgaccaaagacagcgccgaggcgctctgctagaaggtgctcgcctaaaaggcgccgaccaggagtactcaaagcagccccgccacagggcgccccattgggcgatcagctcggctcggcacccttgccgagccgatgccttaaccaaatgttcaacctccgcctaaagtccaagggacttgacaactcctacgacttgcgacctgccactatctccaagccatcaaggcatatgatctccgcaggcgttcggcacgacctgccattaatgcatgagactccctcaagtctccgatgcactcaggcatttaatgaacacggcccaagacgatctccggatcactgaaccgtcagagcgcatggctctacctgaccgccggttcattcggtaataaatgcacttaccatccacagaccccaggcccgctacggccggcggttcaaccactccaacaggtccgatcgaccgtgacaactccctggttccggtctgattcggccctgATCTCCACTAtgccataaatgggccaaatcgtgcccaattatcacagacagggacaaatcccccggttacctcccaggtaacgtaacccctcctataaaagggaagctgggagaaccaagggggggagaacaaacaaaaaaacggaaacagatccccgggactgaatccgccgggaagcacagacacaattgaggacatcatcctcttcgtcttctttatcttatccaaatgttcttgctgtcttctccatatactctcttccctgctctcttcacatacttgccccctctgacttaggcatcggaaggccggcgccggggagcccggccaccggttttccttgcaggacttgcacacccccccgcagcggaggacgcagccggccggcgcaccgccgtccgccccctgtagcagcggagctcctccttccccggcttcgcggcggcccccgggtccaatttccagcaacaggtagATTGAAGGGATCCTACAACTATAAATAGAGATGACCAATAATTATAAAAGGCATTTTGAGTTGAATTAAATTTCTAGTTTTTTTCATTATTCTATGAGTTGAGTTTATTATTCTTGTTGCTTTCTTCCTCctattttgctattctattaCTAGAAAGATCTTCTTCCTATTTGAAAAGGGATTTTTATGTGCACTATCTTGGCATCAAATCAATTTTGATTCATTCATTGTGTTCTACATCAATATTAGAAGCCATAGTCTTACAACATGGCTATATGCTCTGTTCTGGCCATGAGgcaatttttttcctttacGATAATCACCACACTATGACCTACTAAAAGACTTATACGAGGGAGATGCAGACTTTGGAGTTATTTGGTCCTCCTTTGAGCATTATGATACTCCtaacttttctctcttctttggaaCTCAGACTTTGCATCTCAACCTGTTTCATGAGAGAGAAGATTATTCAAGAGCTACACCTTAGAGGATCGAATCATTTCGGATAGGATAAGCCGTAACCTTTGTCAAAGAAAAGTATTATTGGCCTTAGTTGTGGCATGATGTGATCTAGGTCACGTATTGTTATGCTTCTTTGCCTATCACTATAGCTTCATGAATTGAAGTGAGCATATTCTTAGTTTTTAGCTTACCTAGAACACCATGGGTTTAAGCCCATATATGTAACCGGAAAAGTTTGCCCAAATGGCTCACTTTATCTTCTGCTTGAAGATGCTGAATGCTTCATATATATGTGATGAATCTATACTTCGAAGAGTCGAGCCATTATAAAAAGCTATCTTGAGTTGAATTAACTTTCTAATTATCTATCTATTATTTTGTAAGTTAAGTTTATTATTCATGTTGCTTTTTTCCTTCTATCTTGATACTTCATTGTTGGGTACATCTTTTTCTGCTTTAAAGAGAGATCATCTTGTGCACTACCACATAATCAAGATGAACATAAATATGACCATAACTAGCATGTCTTATTTCTAATATATAGGTCAAACATATGAAATCTTGCCTATCTTTCTATCATCTACATCTAAATGTTGTGGCTATGTTCTGCATAGATTCTCGAGAAACTTTTATTGGCATCATCTTGAGCAGCTCCCTCTTTGGAGACCTTCAGGCACCAATTTTGGTTGCATTCACTTTAGGGGCTTAATTGGAGAAAATCTTAGGCATTCTTTAGTACACTATTCCCATTTTCAATTCAATAATCTCAAAATAGTATAAAGAATATGTTATTCACTTTCTTATACCTAGATACTTAACGCACTTCCCTCTATGTCTCACTGTAAAACAACTATATATTATCACAAGTATTTGATAGGTCAGAAGCTTGTAAGACTACTTGATGGCCTAAAGCAATGTTGGTGGCACATCCTACCTTAAGATGTATGTATTGCGTAGTATGTGTTTATGACTACTCATCTGTTTCACATCTCAGGCATCACAAAGATAAGACTGCCATTGACACTCTTGTTGGATGATCAAATAGTTTCCCATTAACAAATGGATTTCATAGTCCTCTTTAAAGTGTTCCCTTCTCCAAATAGTTGTCCTtttagagagatagagagagagagagagagagagagagagagagagagagagctggtAGGCACGATCTACCAACTCATTACCTGAATTATTTTAGATTTAGCCAACCAACTAGGACCCATGTATCTATCATAGATGCTGCACCAATCCGaccaagagagagaaaaaggacacaccttctATAAAATTCTACCTTGTAATTACTATCATAGATACGATCGTGAGATGGTGAAAACAGAGACTGCAAATAGGAAGTTACTGTTCTTAGATCCCCTATCTATCAACCAATCAACCTTACCCATGCGGTAAACTTGGGACTCTCTCTCATCATTGTATCAGCTCCCTTTTTCTATATTTGCTTCCTCTCTCCGCAATTTTCTACAACTACCTCTTGCATCCCTTTTCTCCCTTTTTCTCCCTGCCTCCCTGTCATCCCATTCCCTGTCTTCCATTTTAGCTGGCTTGTCCTCTGGGCTTTGTGGAAGGGCAAAGGAAGCCCAGCAATATAAATGAAGTACTAAAGTATGGAAGAAGTGGTGGTGGAAGgataggagaagaaaagaggggcTTCCCTTTTGGTGCATTCTTCTATTGTTGTTAGTCGATCCATTTAGAAAGCTCCAAAAAGGCAAGCAAACAAGAGCAATGGCATTCCAAGGGACGCAGACGAAATGCACGGCTTGCAGCAAGACGGTCTACCTGGTGGATAAGCTCACCGCCGACAACCGAATCTACCACAAGGCCTGTTTTAGATGCCACCACTGCAAGGGAACCTTGAAGGTACCTTTGCACACCCCCCCTTCTCTCTGTATCTATCTCTTAGATCTCTTGACAGATAACTGTCAtggcattgtttttttttttttttttttttttctggtggcAATTGTATGATCTCTTTGAAGTTTTGGATGCTATTATCCCCATTTGATCCAATGATatctgaatattttttttggctaCCTACATTTCTAGCTGCAGTCCCTGTTCAAGTATGGATTCATTAAGACAGCtctgttctttcttttctttctttctctctcttttttttatagaagaaaACCTGTTCTATGTTGTAACTGAAAATGTCTCTTTTTTCTCCTCTATTTCTGGTAGAAATATGAGGCTCTGAAGAAAAATATGGTGACAATAATTTGATACTTCTAACCTTGGATCCATCTCATTTGAAGGATTACCTCCAATTGATATGTTTTTCTAATCTATATCTTTATTGATATTCCTTTTGGGCTTTGGCTTGTTTAACATTTACTCCACCAAGTTCATCTATATGCTGTTGGGGAACTAATGTCTCATAGTTTTCCTCTAAGTTGTGAAGTCTAGTTTTCTGTAGCAAACCTTTTTCCATGTACACTTATTTCACTAGAGATGGTACGGATGAATATAATGCTATCAATCATCCACAAAAGATTAGAACATTCAAATTGTTCATCAGATTCAATAGCTCAGCCAAGAGAGGTCAAACTGAGAGGAAATCATAGAGCAAGACCGAACATcacagagaaaaagaagatgcaTGTCAAGAGCACTCAATTCCTAATAAGAGTACTTCAGATCTATTTTGGCTTTTATAAGTTTCAACAGAGAAATGCTTGCATGTGGACTTCATTGACAAAGAATTGCTACAACATGCACCTGCTAAGATGCATAACCAAAAATGTATGAATAGTCGCATGCATTTGATTTAAACAAACTATGGAGCAAGAACCTGTATGTGCTGCCGGCTTTTATGTATTCTTCACTGACAGTTTCTTTTTGCAGCTGGGAAATTATAATTCGTTCGAGGGAGTCCTCTATTGCAGGCCTCACTTTGATCAGCTCTTCAAGAGGACTGGCAGCCTGGacaaaagctttgaaggttATCAATGTTCCACTCATTCCCTCCAACATACTCCTTTCAATTCTGATACTCAAAATTGTCTTCAATTACCTTCTCAGGGACCCCAAAGGTTGTCAAGCCAGAAAAACCTGTTGATACTGAGGTACAGTAATCAGTCTGAAGACATTTGCAAGGTTCATGCATTTATAAATATCAGATATCCATTTCAGAAAACATAAATATCAGATATCTTCTGTCCGAAAAGACCCATACAACAACAACTACAAGACCTGAAGATAGTCCTTCCAGACCCCTTCATGCTTCTCTTAATGTTTTGGTGATTTGTGGGAAGCAATGTTGAGTCACCTTTGAGCTGAAAAAATTTCTTGACCTATCCCTAAATCTAGATTGAAGAAGTACCTGCAAGTACCTTATAAAATgttcgttttttttttgttttcctttgaaCATATATTCTCCATATTAATCTTTTGGGTGCTGCTAATCTTAATCTTGGACTTACACTGAACAGAAACCAACAGCCAACAGAGTTTCAAGTTCATTTGCAGGAACCAGAGAGAAGTGTGTTGGATGCATGAAGACAGTATATCCTATTGAGAGGGTAACAGCTTTCATTCTAATCAATACTGCTTCCTCTACGCTGGGACATCTGTCCACACACTTGCACATATTCCTTAATGCATATCTGATCTTCTCATGCCACCATTGATGCACTACTAATGGAGTATTGAGTTGAAGAATCTATGTTGTATATCGTGATTTAAATTACAAAATACCTAGAACAATCAATTGGTTTGGTAACTCGCAAGCATGAAATGGATCAAACCATTTCACATACTTCAATACTTTACATTCCTCGAAATACTTACACTCTACCTTTCAACATTGTATTGCAGGTTACGGTTAATGGGACCGCATATCACAAGAGCTGCTTCAAATGCACTCATGGAGGATGCGTGATTAGCCCTTCAAATTACATTGCTCATGAGGGAAGGCTCTACTGCAAGCACCACCACATTCAACTGTTTAAGGAGAAGGGGAACTACAGCCAGCTCGAAACTGACCAAGACAAGATGGGGAATGAGGCACCAGCCAGCGCAGGAGAATTGGTGTCGTAATTCATGAAGACAGATGCAGCTATCCTATTTCTCTTTCCTGCATGTTTCTTCATCCCGTGAGGAGCTGTGATTCGCTGAAATTTCAATGTATGGACCATTAAAATTGT
This window harbors:
- the LOC120106048 gene encoding uncharacterized protein LOC120106048, whose protein sequence is MALPCPVPISQVPGRREAPNSDQGGRTSTDLALACPTSTTQRSGQPSTRPQFSSSEPGNSQEATGSAAPRPAEAGLAGSSGPQERVPYAPGWAVFEGDSALDNAQVAREVLRVALLPADQAKIRSMNYGEFMDSAICSSIRRLHETETMIHIIQDYRDRARRHQRGREEAETKFLASEAEQKVLQAKLGTAEDEVRTLVAELEEEKGAHSLTMSEGFKDFRNQLRRLLPDFDLSLLQPGAGVENPEAEAEVEVPTSGGTDQEGRAEGEIALEVTEAAPKATVGASAAEEPAVPEVAGPEPLV
- the LOC103722768 gene encoding LIM domain-containing protein WLIM1; the protein is MAFQGTQTKCTACSKTVYLVDKLTADNRIYHKACFRCHHCKGTLKLGNYNSFEGVLYCRPHFDQLFKRTGSLDKSFEGTPKVVKPEKPVDTEKPTANRVSSSFAGTREKCVGCMKTVYPIERVTVNGTAYHKSCFKCTHGGCVISPSNYIAHEGRLYCKHHHIQLFKEKGNYSQLETDQDKMGNEAPASAGELVS